From a single Mesorhizobium shangrilense genomic region:
- a CDS encoding DUF1491 family protein, which produces MRVTSDLWVSALLRRVFGAGGFAAVVKRGATEAGAVFVLARGRLGEVALFGPAPQTSYDSAKPDDRFFSLLGAGDDASVLDARLEREKKFDPDIWVVEIEAGAVPVEELISVKP; this is translated from the coding sequence ATGCGTGTAACCAGCGATCTTTGGGTGTCGGCGCTTTTGCGCCGGGTTTTCGGCGCGGGTGGCTTCGCGGCCGTGGTCAAGCGGGGCGCGACCGAAGCCGGAGCGGTTTTCGTTCTGGCGCGGGGAAGGCTGGGCGAGGTCGCCCTGTTCGGGCCGGCGCCGCAGACGAGTTACGACTCGGCCAAGCCGGACGATCGCTTCTTCAGCCTGCTCGGTGCAGGAGACGATGCCTCCGTGCTGGATGCACGGCTGGAGAGGGAGAAGAAATTCGATCCCGACATCTGGGTGGTTGAGATCGAGGCCGGCGCCGTTCCGGTCGAGGAACTGATTTCCGTCAAGCCCTGA
- a CDS encoding DUF1214 domain-containing protein has translation MLKNAFLTLVALVIAIGGGGGSVWYALKVQDGVGAIRIGQWTAFPYIGTPAADPYSKARVAREGVLALGQAEGLSFVAERDSGGEPLKRECAYKIEGGFPTARFWTLYAADRSLGVVETGKPRPAALQSYQVLREPDNSVIISVGGRPAPGNWLLSNGAGTMYFVLTFYDTPIASSTGLSDVTLPQILKVGCNA, from the coding sequence ATGCTCAAGAACGCATTCCTGACACTTGTCGCGCTTGTCATCGCCATCGGCGGTGGCGGTGGCAGCGTCTGGTATGCGCTGAAGGTGCAGGACGGCGTCGGCGCGATCCGGATCGGCCAATGGACAGCGTTCCCCTATATCGGCACCCCGGCCGCCGACCCCTACTCCAAGGCCCGCGTGGCGCGCGAAGGTGTGCTCGCGCTTGGGCAGGCCGAGGGATTGTCCTTTGTCGCCGAACGCGATTCAGGCGGCGAGCCGCTCAAGCGGGAATGCGCCTACAAGATCGAAGGGGGATTTCCGACAGCCCGGTTCTGGACCCTCTATGCCGCCGACCGGTCGCTTGGCGTGGTCGAAACCGGCAAGCCGCGGCCTGCCGCTCTCCAATCCTACCAAGTCCTGCGCGAACCCGACAATTCCGTCATCATTTCCGTCGGCGGCCGCCCCGCGCCAGGCAACTGGCTGCTCTCGAACGGTGCCGGCACGATGTATTTCGTCCTCACCTTCTACGATACGCCGATCGCCAGCAGCACAGGCCTGTCGGACGTGACCCTGCCGCAGATCCTGAAGGTCGGCTGCAATGCGTAG
- a CDS encoding peptidoglycan-binding domain-containing protein, producing MARSAKQAKVVKRRSSAFQDGAAAVGTLISQNPVLVGGSTAFLVTLFYVSANALWYQPFPHSGAFFATRSMVGFPRAGTAEPETTINIVRPATATVPVKSDPTVQQVQGILKDLNFYSGTVDGITGPATRKAIQAYQQKVGLNASGEIDAVLLDQLGATPTTASVPHPQPRPAETGVVPVSLQTGTAASQTPDARIVKIQAGLKAFGNDDMRLDGVVGARTKAAIKEFQSLFGLPQTGEPDEVVYVKMREIGLTN from the coding sequence ATGGCTCGCTCCGCAAAACAGGCTAAGGTGGTCAAGCGCCGCAGCAGTGCCTTTCAGGATGGCGCGGCGGCCGTAGGCACCTTGATTTCACAAAATCCTGTTCTCGTTGGCGGTTCGACCGCGTTCCTGGTGACGCTGTTCTATGTCTCGGCCAACGCCTTGTGGTATCAGCCTTTTCCGCATTCCGGCGCATTCTTCGCTACGCGAAGCATGGTGGGCTTTCCGCGCGCGGGCACGGCCGAGCCGGAGACGACGATCAACATCGTGCGCCCGGCCACCGCGACCGTGCCGGTCAAGAGCGACCCGACCGTCCAGCAGGTCCAGGGCATATTGAAAGACCTCAACTTCTATTCCGGCACCGTTGACGGCATTACCGGTCCGGCCACGCGCAAGGCCATCCAGGCATACCAGCAGAAGGTCGGGCTCAATGCGTCCGGCGAAATCGATGCTGTTCTCCTGGATCAACTGGGTGCCACCCCCACGACAGCCTCCGTACCGCATCCGCAGCCGCGGCCGGCCGAGACCGGCGTCGTCCCGGTTTCGCTGCAGACAGGCACTGCCGCTTCGCAAACCCCCGACGCCCGCATCGTCAAGATCCAGGCCGGACTGAAGGCCTTCGGCAATGATGACATGCGGCTGGATGGCGTGGTGGGCGCGCGCACCAAGGCGGCGATCAAGGAATTCCAGTCGCTGTTCGGCCTGCCGCAAACCGGCGAGCCCGATGAGGTCGTCTACGTCAAGATGCGTGAGATCGGCCTGACCAACTGA
- a CDS encoding DUF1254 domain-containing protein: MRRLLHVILLGLLGAGIIHIAVLLLVPEFSERDAWSRLAMASDLYKITRLDAEAGGAPVVKSVDPMFYAAACRFDLVDGMVRVKAPGNVPFWSVSVYDRNGHNIYSFNDHTANGGALDAVVLTPAQMIEVRKDLPEQLQGAIFVEAPIDEGIFVIRSFVPDDSWKPIVSRFLDQSSCELQDF; the protein is encoded by the coding sequence ATGCGTAGGCTGCTGCATGTCATCCTGCTTGGCCTGCTCGGCGCCGGCATCATCCATATCGCCGTGCTGCTTCTGGTTCCGGAGTTTTCCGAACGTGACGCCTGGTCCCGGCTGGCGATGGCTTCCGATCTCTACAAGATAACCAGGTTAGACGCGGAGGCCGGCGGTGCGCCGGTGGTCAAGTCCGTCGACCCGATGTTTTATGCGGCGGCGTGCCGGTTCGACCTGGTCGACGGGATGGTTCGGGTCAAGGCACCTGGTAACGTTCCGTTCTGGTCCGTCTCGGTCTACGACCGCAACGGGCACAACATCTATTCCTTCAACGACCATACCGCCAATGGCGGGGCACTGGATGCCGTGGTCCTGACGCCAGCGCAAATGATCGAGGTCCGCAAGGACCTGCCCGAGCAGCTCCAGGGCGCGATCTTTGTCGAGGCGCCGATCGACGAAGGCATATTCGTCATCCGCAGCTTTGTGCCAGACGACAGCTGGAAACCGATCGTATCGCGGTTTCTCGATCAGAGTTCCTGCGAATTGCAGGACTTCTAG